From Granulicella sp. WH15, the proteins below share one genomic window:
- the metE gene encoding 5-methyltetrahydropteroyltriglutamate--homocysteine S-methyltransferase, producing the protein MSTNTPSIPTAVLGFPRIGRQRELKFALESFWKGTTSEADLLAVAHSLRERHWLQQRAAGITFIPSNDFSLYDQVLDALVLVGATPTRFGSGEVTLQRYFAMARNSSEQTAMEMTKWFDTNYHYLVPEWSADLTFAVDTRKLLAEFQQAKALGIVTRPVLIGPVTLLKLGKSIDGSDSLALLPKLVAAYSAILAELANAGAEWVQIDEPSLVTDLPEAYVEAYRTAYAELTKSPIKLMLTTYFGALDENLALATSLGAAGLHIDAVRAPGQVEAVAASLQPGQILSLGCVDGRNIWLSNLEALDKLIYRLTGRLESGRLQLATSCSLLHSPYDTADETKLDPRIQSWLAFSQQKLEELAALSAGTQAAPEAFAQSARRIADRASAESSFDPTVRASVASLEEQHFQRLSSYPERAKVQRNELKLPLLPTTTIGSFPQTAEVRQKRAAHRKGHLDDAAYEQFLREQTEDCIRRQERLGLDVLVHGEFERNDMVEYFGEHLKGFAFTQNGWVQSYGSRCVKPPVIYGDVSRPEAITVGWSSYAQSLTTRHMKGMLTGPITILQWSFVRNDIPERDTAFQIARALRDEVCDLEQAGIRIIQVDEPALREGLPLRNADWEAYLTWATEAFRLATSGVTDATQIHTHMCYCEFEDVLPAIAALDADVISMESARSRMEMLEAFGREGYPNEIGPGVYDIHSPRVPSAEEMQQLLKLALEVLRIDQVWVNPDCGLKTRGWPEVERALTNLCEAARATRAALNL; encoded by the coding sequence ATGAGCACCAACACACCTTCGATACCAACTGCCGTCCTTGGCTTCCCGCGCATCGGACGCCAGCGTGAGCTGAAGTTTGCCCTCGAGAGCTTCTGGAAGGGCACCACCTCCGAGGCCGACCTGCTGGCCGTCGCGCACAGCCTGCGCGAGCGCCACTGGCTGCAACAGCGGGCGGCGGGCATCACCTTCATCCCCTCCAACGACTTCTCGCTCTACGACCAGGTGCTCGACGCACTGGTGTTGGTAGGAGCCACCCCAACCCGCTTCGGCAGCGGAGAAGTGACGTTGCAACGCTACTTCGCCATGGCCCGCAACAGCAGCGAGCAGACCGCGATGGAGATGACCAAGTGGTTCGACACCAACTACCACTACCTGGTCCCGGAGTGGTCTGCCGACCTGACCTTCGCGGTCGACACGCGCAAACTGCTCGCTGAGTTCCAGCAGGCCAAGGCTCTGGGCATCGTCACGCGCCCCGTGCTCATCGGCCCCGTGACTCTGTTGAAACTGGGCAAGTCCATAGATGGTTCCGATTCTCTGGCGCTATTGCCCAAGCTGGTAGCGGCCTACAGCGCGATCCTTGCCGAACTTGCCAACGCCGGAGCCGAGTGGGTCCAGATCGACGAGCCATCGCTGGTCACTGACCTGCCCGAGGCTTACGTTGAGGCCTATCGCACAGCCTACGCAGAGCTGACCAAGTCTCCAATCAAGCTGATGCTGACCACTTACTTCGGAGCACTTGACGAGAACCTTGCCCTGGCGACCTCTCTCGGCGCCGCCGGTCTGCACATCGACGCGGTACGAGCACCGGGCCAGGTAGAGGCGGTCGCCGCCTCGCTCCAGCCGGGTCAGATACTCTCGCTCGGCTGCGTGGACGGCCGCAATATCTGGCTCTCGAATCTCGAGGCGCTTGACAAGCTGATCTATAGACTGACCGGTCGGTTGGAATCCGGCCGTCTTCAACTGGCTACCTCTTGCTCGCTGCTGCACTCGCCGTACGACACCGCCGACGAGACCAAACTCGATCCACGAATCCAGTCGTGGCTCGCGTTCTCTCAGCAGAAGCTCGAAGAACTCGCAGCACTCTCCGCAGGGACGCAGGCAGCGCCTGAAGCTTTCGCGCAGAGCGCCCGCCGCATCGCCGACCGGGCCAGCGCCGAGAGCAGCTTCGACCCCACCGTGCGTGCATCGGTCGCTTCATTGGAGGAGCAGCACTTCCAGCGGCTCTCTTCCTACCCGGAGCGCGCCAAGGTGCAGCGCAATGAACTCAAGCTACCCCTGCTCCCCACCACCACCATTGGCTCCTTCCCCCAGACCGCGGAGGTACGACAGAAGCGCGCCGCGCACCGCAAGGGCCACCTGGACGATGCCGCCTACGAGCAGTTCCTGCGCGAGCAGACCGAGGACTGCATTCGCCGTCAGGAGCGGCTCGGCCTCGACGTGCTGGTCCACGGCGAGTTCGAGCGCAACGACATGGTCGAGTACTTCGGCGAGCACCTGAAGGGCTTCGCCTTCACGCAGAACGGCTGGGTCCAGAGCTACGGCTCGCGCTGCGTCAAGCCGCCGGTCATCTACGGCGACGTCTCGCGCCCCGAGGCTATCACGGTCGGCTGGTCGAGCTACGCGCAGTCCCTGACCACGCGGCACATGAAGGGGATGCTCACCGGCCCGATCACGATCCTCCAGTGGTCCTTCGTCCGCAACGACATTCCCGAGCGCGACACTGCGTTCCAGATCGCACGTGCCCTGCGCGATGAGGTCTGCGATCTCGAGCAGGCGGGCATCCGCATCATCCAGGTGGACGAGCCTGCACTGCGAGAGGGCCTGCCGCTGCGCAACGCCGATTGGGAAGCTTACCTGACCTGGGCAACCGAGGCCTTCCGACTTGCAACCTCGGGTGTTACAGATGCCACGCAGATCCATACCCACATGTGCTACTGCGAGTTCGAGGACGTGCTCCCCGCCATCGCCGCGCTCGATGCGGACGTCATCTCGATGGAGTCCGCGCGCTCGCGCATGGAGATGCTGGAGGCATTTGGACGCGAGGGCTACCCCAACGAAATCGGCCCCGGCGTCTACGACATCCACTCGCCGCGCGTGCCTAGCGCGGAGGAGATGCAGCAGCTCCTGAAGCTCGCGCTCGAGGTACTACGGATCGACCAGGTCTGGGTCAACCCCGACTGCGGCCTGAAGACTCGAGGCTGGCCGGAGGTCGAGCGCGCGTTGACCAACCTATGCGAAGCCGCACGAGCGACCCGCGCTGCACTCAACCTGTAG
- a CDS encoding VWA domain-containing protein: MSTKMRVCLFLAALLPALCTASAQQTPETGKSRSIHLNVVVRSGSGTKAGPPVADLQQQDFTLIDNKLPRPITAFKAVRGSDAPTRVILLIDALNTRFTTVAYERDEAQKFLRSNGGHLTHPTAVAVLTDKGVQMQPAFSRDGNALADALGHYEIGLRELTRSTGIYGANDRLQISTLAVRQLTNYAATLPGRKALLWISPGWALLSGPRIELNAKQQQGVFGDVVAYSTEMREANLTLYNINPIGASEGLLRSNYYQTFLKGISKPSQVDLGDLGLQVLAIQSGGLTFESSSDTAGLLKQSLEDLDAWYEIDFDAVVSEKPNEYHHIEIKLDKPGLIARTRDGYYAQPR, encoded by the coding sequence ATGTCTACTAAGATGCGCGTCTGTTTGTTTCTCGCAGCTCTCCTACCGGCTCTCTGCACTGCTTCGGCGCAACAGACGCCCGAGACGGGGAAGTCTCGAAGCATTCATCTTAACGTAGTCGTTCGGTCCGGGTCCGGGACCAAGGCCGGACCGCCGGTTGCGGACTTGCAGCAGCAGGACTTTACCCTGATCGACAATAAGTTGCCCCGACCCATCACGGCCTTCAAGGCCGTTCGCGGGAGCGATGCGCCGACGCGGGTAATCCTGCTGATCGATGCGCTCAACACACGGTTCACGACCGTGGCCTACGAGCGGGATGAGGCGCAGAAGTTCTTGCGCAGCAACGGCGGGCACCTGACGCATCCAACGGCGGTCGCCGTGTTGACCGACAAGGGCGTGCAGATGCAGCCCGCGTTCTCGCGCGACGGCAATGCGTTGGCCGATGCGCTGGGCCACTACGAGATCGGGCTGCGCGAGTTGACGCGCTCTACCGGCATCTACGGCGCGAACGATCGGCTGCAGATCTCGACCCTGGCTGTTCGTCAGCTTACGAACTATGCGGCGACGCTCCCTGGGCGCAAGGCGCTGCTCTGGATCTCGCCGGGCTGGGCGCTGCTCTCAGGCCCGCGCATCGAGTTGAATGCGAAGCAGCAACAGGGGGTCTTCGGCGATGTGGTCGCGTACTCCACCGAGATGCGGGAGGCGAACCTGACGCTCTACAACATCAACCCCATCGGTGCATCCGAGGGGCTGCTGCGCTCGAACTACTACCAGACTTTTTTGAAGGGCATCAGCAAACCATCGCAGGTCGACCTCGGCGATCTTGGGTTGCAGGTGCTGGCGATCCAGAGCGGCGGGCTTACCTTCGAGTCGAGCAGCGATACGGCGGGCCTGCTGAAGCAGTCGCTTGAGGATCTCGATGCCTGGTACGAGATCGACTTCGACGCGGTGGTCTCTGAGAAGCCGAACGAGTATCACCATATCGAGATCAAGCTGGATAAGCCTGGGCTGATTGCTCGAACGCGCGATGGATACTACGCGCAGCCTCGATGA
- a CDS encoding carboxypeptidase regulatory-like domain-containing protein: MQHTKHFKVSSLSQLFHQLVVRRAGFILALALCLFGALSLHAQTTATLSGSVQDATGALVPNATITLTNEASKDVRTGTSNGDGVFVFPALLPSSYSVKVTATGFAGKEITGIVLHAGDSQTLPAFALAIGTTDTAITVETADQILSISNGERTAVLEAKDIEDLTLQGRDTSELLKVLPGVVNVANGPTNNTSGFNPTNITAGQSAIGSGLNVGGAPNRGGTALLLDGINILDIGNNASSLVTISPEMTQEISVLTTNFGADTEFGPVVISAISKSGGDKYHGQGYFNARNDVLNANDWQSNHQGLKKGGAHYYYPGGSIGGPVPFTHDKLFFWGGTEILLQNQGNASTLQSFIPTPAMLNGDFSSDDAANAALCPGGFNSASSSTYWCSSLAGTTFLDGAGNPVTPTPVAGASGYKIPSSAINQNMLALTKLWPKANANPSTTPGGYNYVQPVINVNNGWIYRIRVDYNPSEKDKFFISYQQGYSKQLAQGNGAHIYSTPNYAIPFPGGGLSGTTYSKGLAGHWVHTFNATTTNEFVAAWTYGYIPYGAADITADYRSAVGYNQSFIYGGGASKLVPTYSAPSAMSIPDYSQRDYFEYPGGLYPAKKQIPQYTDNLTKVIGNHTFKFGGFTENVDNYQGNMAEYPNGGLTIATNSNPNFLCTSGTCPNIGSFNGTANFITGTFSAYREDSSDPIQDLAYQIVSGYVDDSWKATKRLSVELGFRFDHIGHFYDRQGIGIAAFFPGRVLADYESGKVYPGFYWHGIDPGVPKGGAPDRLAFISPRFGVSYDVFGNGKTMVHGGWGAYRFPNQYNDSANALITAQAIVGYNSTSNYSGKTFQQTQIGSLQPPTCFSKCLTTTAPTGFDASDYGTPLTYDWNFSIDQQLPGRFLLDVAYVGNSSSKLLNSSQTIAGSSYTGIANVNKTPLGAYFQPISAAVGDNPLSPNIGLKTQNPENLGQGGTGITASDYRPYGYAYGANSVTELQSTNYANYNSLQAAVLKRTGNLTINANFTWSKALGTVLARSPYNNRLNYGPQPTDRPYVFNSSYIYRLGKLYHGNKLVEGTVNGWTISGVSSWQIGTFLQPTVSVTYAPGTSPYNTASTSLTTASYFGTDAGSTMPILPVVTCNPLSGLAFHQSFKQSCLVAPNLGQQGGQNFPYIKAASFLENDLAVYKTFNIHGGNNIQFRVSAFNWLNHPLPQFSASTQYQINYTVNGKTGAVTQATQPATVGFFDSKNGAPGQRNIELDVKYTF, translated from the coding sequence ATGCAGCATACGAAACACTTCAAGGTCAGCTCGCTCAGCCAACTCTTTCATCAACTGGTCGTTCGGCGCGCAGGCTTCATCCTCGCGCTTGCCCTTTGCCTCTTCGGCGCGCTCAGTCTGCACGCCCAAACCACCGCAACCCTCTCCGGTTCGGTGCAGGACGCCACCGGAGCCCTGGTTCCGAACGCAACCATCACCCTCACCAACGAGGCATCCAAGGACGTTCGCACCGGCACCAGTAACGGCGACGGCGTCTTCGTCTTCCCGGCGCTGCTGCCCAGCTCCTACTCGGTCAAGGTGACCGCCACCGGCTTCGCGGGCAAGGAGATCACCGGCATCGTGCTGCACGCCGGAGACTCGCAGACGCTGCCTGCCTTCGCGCTCGCCATCGGAACCACCGACACCGCCATCACCGTCGAGACGGCCGATCAGATCCTCTCCATCTCGAACGGCGAACGAACCGCTGTTCTTGAAGCCAAGGACATCGAAGACCTCACCCTCCAGGGCCGCGATACCAGCGAACTGCTCAAGGTATTGCCCGGCGTCGTCAACGTCGCCAACGGTCCGACGAACAACACCTCCGGCTTCAATCCCACCAACATCACCGCGGGCCAGAGCGCCATCGGATCGGGTCTCAACGTAGGCGGCGCACCCAACCGCGGCGGCACGGCGCTACTGCTCGACGGCATCAACATCCTCGACATCGGCAACAATGCCTCGAGCCTCGTCACCATCTCGCCTGAGATGACCCAGGAGATCAGCGTCCTCACCACCAACTTCGGTGCCGACACCGAGTTCGGCCCCGTCGTCATCAGCGCCATCTCCAAGTCCGGTGGCGACAAGTACCACGGCCAGGGCTACTTCAACGCCCGCAACGACGTTCTCAACGCCAACGACTGGCAGAGCAACCACCAGGGGCTCAAAAAAGGCGGAGCCCACTACTACTACCCCGGCGGCAGCATCGGCGGCCCGGTCCCGTTCACGCACGACAAGCTCTTCTTCTGGGGCGGCACCGAGATCCTGTTGCAGAACCAGGGCAACGCCAGCACCCTGCAGTCCTTCATTCCCACCCCGGCCATGTTGAACGGCGACTTCAGCTCGGACGACGCGGCCAATGCGGCGCTCTGCCCCGGCGGCTTCAACTCGGCCTCCTCCAGCACCTACTGGTGCAGCAGCCTCGCCGGAACCACCTTCCTCGACGGCGCGGGCAATCCCGTGACGCCCACGCCCGTAGCCGGAGCCTCCGGCTATAAGATCCCCTCCTCGGCCATCAACCAGAACATGCTGGCTCTCACCAAACTCTGGCCCAAGGCCAACGCCAACCCCTCCACCACGCCCGGCGGCTACAACTACGTGCAGCCCGTCATCAACGTCAACAACGGCTGGATCTACCGCATCCGCGTCGACTACAACCCCAGCGAGAAGGACAAGTTCTTCATCTCCTACCAGCAGGGCTACAGCAAGCAGCTCGCGCAGGGCAACGGCGCGCACATCTACAGCACGCCCAACTATGCCATCCCCTTCCCGGGCGGCGGCCTCTCCGGCACCACCTACTCCAAGGGTCTGGCGGGCCACTGGGTCCACACCTTCAACGCCACCACTACCAACGAGTTCGTCGCCGCCTGGACCTACGGCTACATCCCCTACGGCGCTGCGGACATCACTGCGGACTACCGTTCTGCAGTGGGTTACAACCAGAGCTTCATCTACGGCGGCGGCGCTTCTAAGCTCGTGCCCACCTACAGCGCACCCTCGGCCATGAGCATCCCGGACTACTCCCAGCGCGACTACTTCGAGTATCCCGGCGGGCTCTACCCGGCCAAGAAGCAGATCCCCCAGTACACCGATAACCTGACCAAGGTCATCGGCAACCATACCTTCAAGTTCGGCGGCTTCACCGAGAACGTGGACAACTACCAGGGCAACATGGCTGAGTACCCCAACGGTGGACTTACCATCGCGACCAACTCCAACCCGAACTTCCTCTGCACCTCCGGCACCTGCCCCAACATCGGCTCCTTCAACGGCACCGCCAACTTCATCACCGGAACCTTCTCGGCCTACCGCGAAGACTCCAGCGATCCCATCCAGGACCTCGCCTACCAGATCGTCTCCGGCTACGTCGACGACTCCTGGAAGGCGACCAAGCGCCTCAGCGTCGAGCTGGGTTTCCGCTTCGATCACATCGGCCACTTCTACGATCGTCAGGGCATCGGCATCGCGGCCTTCTTCCCGGGCCGCGTCCTCGCCGACTATGAGTCCGGCAAGGTCTACCCCGGCTTCTACTGGCACGGCATCGACCCCGGCGTCCCCAAGGGTGGCGCTCCCGACCGTCTCGCCTTCATCTCGCCCCGCTTCGGTGTCTCTTATGACGTCTTCGGCAACGGCAAGACGATGGTGCACGGCGGCTGGGGAGCCTACCGCTTCCCCAACCAGTACAACGACTCGGCCAACGCCCTCATCACAGCGCAGGCTATCGTAGGCTACAACTCCACCTCCAACTACTCCGGCAAGACCTTCCAGCAGACCCAGATCGGTTCGCTGCAGCCGCCGACCTGCTTTAGCAAGTGCCTCACCACCACCGCTCCCACCGGCTTCGACGCCAGCGACTACGGCACTCCGCTGACCTATGACTGGAACTTCAGCATCGATCAGCAACTGCCCGGCCGCTTCCTACTCGACGTAGCCTACGTCGGCAACAGCAGCTCCAAGCTGCTCAACTCCAGCCAGACCATCGCCGGCAGCAGCTACACCGGTATCGCCAACGTGAACAAGACGCCGCTCGGAGCCTACTTCCAGCCCATCTCGGCTGCTGTCGGCGACAACCCGCTCTCCCCCAACATCGGCCTGAAGACGCAGAACCCCGAGAACCTGGGCCAGGGCGGCACCGGCATCACCGCATCGGACTATCGTCCCTACGGCTATGCCTACGGCGCCAACAGCGTCACCGAGTTGCAGAGCACCAACTACGCCAACTACAACTCGTTGCAGGCCGCCGTACTCAAGCGTACCGGCAACCTGACCATCAACGCCAACTTCACCTGGTCGAAGGCTCTCGGCACCGTGCTGGCGCGCAGCCCGTACAACAATCGCCTCAACTACGGACCTCAGCCCACCGACCGCCCGTACGTCTTCAACTCGTCTTACATCTACCGCCTGGGCAAGCTCTACCACGGCAACAAGCTGGTCGAAGGCACGGTCAACGGATGGACGATCTCGGGCGTCTCGTCCTGGCAGATCGGCACCTTCCTGCAGCCGACCGTGAGCGTGACGTATGCTCCCGGAACCTCGCCCTACAACACCGCATCGACCTCGCTGACGACGGCTTCCTACTTCGGAACCGACGCCGGTTCGACCATGCCCATCCTGCCGGTAGTCACCTGCAATCCGCTCTCCGGCCTCGCCTTCCACCAGTCGTTCAAGCAGTCCTGCCTGGTCGCTCCCAACCTTGGCCAGCAGGGCGGACAGAACTTCCCCTACATCAAGGCGGCCTCATTCCTCGAGAACGACCTGGCCGTCTACAAGACGTTCAACATCCACGGCGGCAACAACATCCAGTTCCGGGTCTCGGCCTTCAACTGGCTCAACCATCCTCTGCCGCAGTTCAGCGCGTCCACGCAGTACCAGATCAACTACACCGTCAACGGCAAAACCGGGGCGGTCACCCAGGCCACTCAACCTGCGACGGTCGGCTTCTTCGACTCGAAGAACGGCGCACCCGGACAGCGCAATATCGAGCTGGACGTGAAGTACACATTCTAA
- a CDS encoding glycosyl hydrolase family 8, whose translation MPCVASAQTPAPPYVNAPLGDIPAMPGDGNGAYKTHHYRDLFSEQGHTPAETQAKIDQAFRQLFHGDGQEERLYFETGANANGPLAYVTDWANNDARTEGMSYGMMIAVQMNKKREFDALWNWANTYMLVTDPKNPSVNYFAWSMSTDGSPRSTGPAPDGEEYFTMALYFAAHRWGNGKGIYDYQAQADKILRGIRHHPVLSGTGPFRIHPEDAPFVYPGHPWPSPNNTTAAREAAASGKPLPMRPAPRGPQTETIGPMVDEPHYMIRFVPNVENGISDASYHLPAFYELWARWGPAEDRAFWAKAADVSRNYFAIVTGPETGLTPERNNFDGSPVITRYGSATFGYDSWRSVSNWSVDYSWWQKDPREAVLSDRVQKFLFSQGISSFADRYTLDGKPLSTRHSTGMLAAAAVGSFAAASGPTSKAFVEELWNTPIPSGEQRYYDGMLYLMSLLHCSGNFRIIN comes from the coding sequence TTGCCCTGCGTCGCGTCCGCTCAGACTCCCGCTCCGCCTTACGTCAACGCCCCCCTCGGCGACATCCCCGCCATGCCCGGAGACGGCAACGGAGCCTACAAGACCCATCACTACCGCGACCTCTTCTCCGAGCAGGGCCACACCCCCGCCGAGACCCAGGCCAAGATCGACCAAGCCTTCCGGCAGCTCTTCCACGGAGACGGACAGGAAGAGCGTCTCTACTTCGAGACCGGGGCCAACGCCAACGGTCCCCTCGCCTACGTCACCGACTGGGCCAATAACGATGCCCGCACCGAGGGCATGAGCTACGGCATGATGATCGCCGTCCAGATGAACAAGAAGCGCGAGTTCGACGCGCTCTGGAACTGGGCCAACACCTACATGCTCGTCACCGATCCCAAGAACCCCTCGGTAAACTACTTCGCCTGGTCCATGAGCACGGACGGCTCGCCACGCTCCACCGGCCCCGCGCCCGACGGCGAAGAGTATTTCACCATGGCCCTCTACTTCGCTGCCCATCGCTGGGGCAACGGCAAGGGCATCTACGACTACCAGGCCCAGGCCGATAAGATCCTGCGCGGCATCCGTCACCACCCTGTCCTCAGCGGGACCGGCCCCTTTCGCATTCACCCTGAAGACGCGCCCTTTGTGTATCCGGGCCACCCCTGGCCCAGTCCCAACAACACCACGGCTGCCCGTGAAGCAGCAGCCAGCGGCAAACCTCTTCCCATGCGCCCGGCACCGCGTGGTCCGCAGACCGAGACCATCGGCCCGATGGTCGATGAGCCTCATTACATGATCCGCTTCGTGCCTAACGTCGAAAACGGCATCAGCGACGCCTCCTACCACCTGCCCGCGTTCTACGAGCTGTGGGCGCGCTGGGGTCCGGCGGAGGACCGCGCCTTCTGGGCCAAGGCCGCCGACGTCAGCCGCAACTACTTCGCTATCGTCACCGGCCCCGAGACCGGGCTGACGCCGGAGCGCAATAACTTCGACGGCTCCCCGGTCATCACCCGCTACGGCTCGGCCACCTTTGGGTACGACTCGTGGCGCAGCGTTAGCAACTGGTCGGTGGACTACTCCTGGTGGCAGAAGGACCCGCGCGAGGCCGTCCTCAGCGACCGCGTGCAGAAGTTCCTCTTCAGCCAGGGCATCAGCTCCTTCGCCGACCGCTACACGCTGGACGGCAAGCCGCTTTCGACACGCCACTCAACGGGGATGCTCGCCGCCGCGGCCGTGGGCAGCTTCGCCGCCGCCTCTGGCCCTACTTCAAAAGCCTTTGTAGAGGAACTTTGGAACACGCCGATCCCATCCGGCGAGCAGCGTTACTACGACGGAATGCTCTACCTGATGAGCCTGCTGCATTGCAGCGGCAACTTCCGCATCATCAACTGA
- a CDS encoding pyridoxal phosphate-dependent aminotransferase: MNTQPRFSPSLIREVANSAAGRTDVLPFWFGESDRATPEFIREAAIESLREGETFYSENLGRPHLRQAISTYLTGLHSLPIGVDRIAATSSGVSALMLTCQLLVSPGDRVVAITPLWPNAVEIPKVVGGVVECVSLEAQDGRWSLPMGKLLDALSPGTRMLVINSPNNPTGWTISSEEQKTILEHCRRLGIWILADDVYERLVYIEGMKSAPSFLTIAEAEDRVIIVNSCSKSWTMTGWRVGWMVVPTSVVADLAALIEFNTSCVAEFSQRAATKAILDGESYVQQLRAELAETKSRLTAAIRVLPGIEVPEADGAMYLFLRIDGEKDSVSLAKRLIQQVGLGLAPGRAFGPEGEGWLRWCYAAQWTKNELGVERLAAFLAQG, from the coding sequence ATGAATACCCAACCGAGGTTTTCCCCCTCTCTCATCCGCGAAGTAGCTAACTCCGCCGCGGGTCGCACGGACGTCCTGCCCTTCTGGTTCGGCGAGTCCGACCGGGCTACCCCCGAGTTCATCCGCGAAGCCGCAATCGAATCCCTACGAGAAGGCGAAACCTTTTACTCGGAGAATCTGGGTCGGCCGCATCTGCGTCAGGCAATCTCGACTTATCTGACAGGGCTGCACTCACTGCCCATCGGTGTCGACCGCATCGCCGCCACCAGCTCCGGCGTCTCGGCTCTGATGCTTACCTGCCAGTTGCTTGTAAGCCCTGGGGATCGTGTCGTCGCGATCACGCCGCTCTGGCCTAATGCGGTGGAGATTCCCAAGGTGGTGGGCGGCGTGGTGGAGTGCGTTTCGCTTGAGGCGCAGGATGGCCGGTGGTCGCTGCCGATGGGGAAGTTGCTGGATGCTCTTTCGCCGGGGACGCGCATGTTGGTCATCAACTCGCCGAATAATCCTACCGGCTGGACGATCTCGTCGGAGGAGCAGAAGACGATCCTTGAGCACTGTCGACGGCTGGGGATATGGATTCTTGCCGATGATGTCTATGAGCGGCTGGTCTATATCGAGGGGATGAAGTCGGCTCCGTCTTTTCTTACGATTGCCGAGGCGGAAGATCGGGTCATCATCGTGAATAGCTGCTCGAAGTCGTGGACAATGACGGGTTGGCGCGTGGGTTGGATGGTGGTGCCTACGTCGGTTGTGGCCGATCTGGCGGCGCTCATCGAGTTCAATACCTCCTGCGTGGCGGAGTTCTCGCAACGGGCTGCTACCAAGGCAATTCTCGATGGGGAGTCTTATGTTCAGCAGCTTCGGGCGGAACTGGCCGAGACCAAGAGCCGTTTGACGGCGGCGATTCGGGTGCTGCCGGGGATTGAGGTGCCGGAGGCGGATGGGGCTATGTATCTTTTTCTGCGGATTGATGGGGAGAAGGATTCGGTCAGTCTGGCTAAGAGGTTGATTCAGCAGGTGGGGTTGGGGTTGGCTCCGGGACGGGCGTTTGGGCCGGAGGGTGAGGGGTGGTTGCGGTGGTGTTATGCCGCGCAGTGGACGAAGAATGAGCTTGGAGTGGAGCGGTTGGCGGCATTTTTGGCGCAAGGGTAG